The proteins below are encoded in one region of Manis pentadactyla isolate mManPen7 chromosome 2, mManPen7.hap1, whole genome shotgun sequence:
- the LRRTM4 gene encoding leucine-rich repeat transmembrane neuronal protein 4 — MGFRLITQLRGMRVVLVLFPTLLLVMLTGAQRACPKNCRCDGKIVYCESHAFADIPENISGGSQGLSLRFNSIQKLKSNQFAGLNQLIWLYLDHNYISSVDEDAFQGIRRLKELILSSNKITYLHNKTFHPVPNLRNLDLSYNKLQMLQSEQFKGLRKLIILHLRSNSLKTVPIRVFQDCRNLDFLDLGYNRLRSLSRNAFAGLLKLKELHLEHNQFSKINFAHFPRLFNLRSIYLQWNRIRSISQGLTWTWSSLHNLDLSGNDIQGIEPGTFKCLPNLQKLNLDSNKLTNISQETVNAWISLISITLSGNMWECSRSICPLFYWLKNFKGNKESTMICAGPKHIQGEKVSDAVETYNICSEVQVVNTEKSHLVPQTPQKPLIIPKPTVSKSDPTQPTLATPSPSPGFQIPGTEQEYEHVSFHKIIAGSVALFLSVAMILLVIYVSWKRYPASMKQLQQHSLMKRRRKKTRESERQMNSPLQEYYVDYKPTNSETVDISVNGSGPCTYTISGSRECEV, encoded by the exons ATGG GTTTCCGTTTAATTACGCAGCTGAGAGGCATGCGTGTGGTGCTAGTGCTATTCCCTACGCTGCTGCTCGTTATGCTCACGGGGGCTCAGAGAGCTTGCCCAAAGAACTGCAGATGTGATGGCAAAATTGTGTACTGTGAGTCTCATGCTTTCGCAGATATCCCTGAGAACATTTCTGGAGGGTCCCAAGGCTTATCATTAAGGTTCAACAGCATTCAGAAACTCAAATCCAATCAGTTTGCCGGCCTTAACCAGCTTATATGGCTTTATCTTGACCATAATTACATTAGCTCAGTGGATGAAGATGCATTTCAAGGGATCCGTAGACTGAAAGAATTAATTCTAAGCTCCAACAAAATTACCTATCTGCACAATAAAACATTTCACCCGGTTCCCAATCTCCGCAACCTGGACCTCTCCTACAACAAACTTCAGATGTTGCAGTCGGAACAATTTAAAGGCCTTCGGAAACTCATCATTTTGCACTTGAGGTCAAACTCATTAAAGACTGTGCCGATAAGAGTTTTTCAAGACTGTCGAAATCTTGACTTTCTGGATTTGGGTTACAATCGTCTTCGAAGCCTGTCCCGAAATGCTTTTGCTGGCCTCTTGAAATTAAAGGAGCTTCACTTGGAGCACAATCAGTTTTCCAAGATCAACTTTGCTCATTTTCCACGTCTCTTCAACCTGCGCTCAATCTACTTACAGTGGAACAGGATTCGCTCCATTAGCCAAGGCTTGACATGGACTTGGAGTTCCTTGCACAACTTGGATTTATCAGGGAATGACATCCAAGGAATTGAGCCGGGCACATTTAAATGTCTGCCCAATTTGCAGAAATTGAATTTGGATTCAAACAAGCTTACCAACATCTCCCAGGAAACTGTCAATGCATGGATATCATTAATATCCATCACTTTGTCTGGAAATATGTGGGAATGCAGTCGGAGCATTTGTCCTCTATTTTACTGGCTTAAGAATTtcaaaggaaataaggaaagcacCATGATATGTGCAGGACCTAAGCATATCCAGGGTGAAAAGGTTAGTGATGCAGTGGAAACATATAATATCTGCTCTGAAGTCCAGGTGGTCAACACAGAAAAATCACACCTGGTGCCCCAAACTCCCCAGAAGCCTCTGATTATCCCTAAACCTACAGTCTCCAAATCTGACCCCACACAGCCCACCCTTGCCAcaccaagcccttccccagggTTTCAgattcctggcacagagcaagaGTATGAGCATGTGTCATTTCACAAAATTATTGCAGGGAGTGTGGCTCTCTTTCTGTCTGTGGCCATGATCCTCTTGGTGATCTATGTGTCTTGGAAACGCTACCCAGCCAGCATGAAACAACTTCAGCAACACTCTCTTATGAAGAGACGGCGGAAAAAGACCAGAGAGTCTGAAAGACAAATGAATTCCCCTTTACAGGAGTATTATGTGGACTACAAGCCTACAAACTCTGAGACCGTGGATATATCCGTTAATGGATCTGGGCCCTGCACATATACCATCTCTGGCTCCAGGGAATGTGAGGTATGA